GTATGGTATTGAATAGAAAAGTATCATAATCAGAAAATTTGTTCTAAAACAAGCTAAAAATTGTTCCAAGAGTAAATAAAAGGGAGCCATATGATTGTGAGGCTTGCATCTTGCGGTCTCGGCTTTCTGCCAAATCTCAAGCGAGGCTGGGGGCTagagtatttatttatatattttgtaaaaactgtagaattcttttttatttcctaTGAAGAATTAATAAGTGCGGCTAGATCTCTCTAATATATTTTCTCTCACTTCCCTATAGAAACCCAAGAGCCCTTCTTTTTAGTGTCCAGGGCGAGGGAGCCTCCTCTTTTCCTCCAACCAATTTTTATGCTTTGTttgcttattttcttttccattgaGTTGAAAAATCTACGATCTACCATTTCCCAATCACCAAATGACTCCAAGCGGTACACTATATGTAGATCTATGAGATAAGCTAAGAACTATTATCATCCGACCAACGTGTCATGAAGTTCACGTGCCACCGATGCAGTGTGTGAGCTCTACAAGATTTAGCGGTAAGAGTGATTGGAAATCATATGGGGGATGGTTGAGAGAGTTGTTTTTAAAGTTTGCTTTGTTGGAAGATGTTGTCATTAAGAGTTCCAATAAACAAAATGGTCAACACTTATACTCTATAGTTGTAGTGTTACTTTTTACGGCGAGTTGTTTTTAACCGCAAATAGTCATTTGCGACAATTCTTTCATACTAATCCAAGATTAACATCCAACATAATCTTAACATTACATTTGTGAAGTCCATGAAGCTAACTATAAGTACTTTTGATAGTGCtctaatttaaagaaaaatatggatTCCAAAATTATCATACACAAAGACCAGACCATTTAGATTGTTGTAAAGCAATGATCGAATGTAGATTTTGGGTGAGTTGGAGTTTGCCAATGGAAGTTGGCATGAAATTATCatgaaattttctttcttattatttaattgtTGGAATATAACTTAGTAGATCAACAACCTCTTCTTATTGTTGGAATATAGTCACCACTAGTTGTACTCTTTTGGTATTAACTAACTTCTTATTATGATTTATAGCTTAACATTAATATGTTTAAGCTTGACTTTATTAATTCTTCGCATATGTTAGGCTTATTGTTTTCTTCAAGTTGAGCTTTGATACTTGGACAAGAAATAGTTTATTGTTTTCTTGAGCTTTTATgaattgatagaaaataaatcctaaaattaGCTCGAAAAGTAATATCTATCGTTCAAGCATCTTGTCtaattggtcactaattgactACTGAAGTTACGATTCCAATGATCGAGCTTTCAATTCTCATATATGTTATTTAAACTTCAAGCTTGagattgaagaaaagaaaaacatatgaCATACAAAAATGCAAACATCAAAACACAAAGCTACACAATTCTAAAGCTAGATATCTTACAAGTGTTGATCACAACAAAATAGTAGCAAGTGGAGATGCACAATTCAACAAAGTTAAACCAAGCCTGTCGCCAGTGCGGATTTATGTAGAGAATGGCAACAATTCCAAGCAGCATTATCGTGTAAGACACTACAAAGCTAACGTAGAAAACTCCCAAGTCCATAAAACCACAAGCTTCATCTCCCTCATCATCAGTTGGAATGTTAGATGATGTTCGAATTTTAGTGCAAGCCTTATGTAGTGGAGGTCCACACAGGAGAGGATTTCCCTCGTAACTGCTTTCATCAAAGGTACCAAATTGATCTTTTCTTTCTGGTGTTGATCCCCATAAGTTATTGTGTGCCACATTGAATACCTCCAAAGAGTTCAATTCTATCAATTGAGGGGGAATAGAACCATCCAAGTTATTATGGGATAGATCCAAGCTCTCAATTTGCTGAAGATTCGAGAATTGGCTAGGGATTGATCCGGTTAGATTGTTGAATGACAAGTTCAATGCATGGATGCTACTCAAGTCTCCAAGATCGGCTGGAATTTCTCCTTGTAATTTGTTGCATGAGAGGTCAATCCCAGACATGTAGTTGAGGATGTCACCTTTGTAGGAGAGAATTGTATTCTTTGTTGTGAACTCCACTTCTTGTAATAGATCCACCACTGGTATTAGATCAGACATAAAGTACATGTTCATTCTGGAATGGAAGATTTTTGACAATATGTCAGAAAGTATGACATAGCTACCAATAAAGATCCAGCCTTGTATAATAGATTTTGTGTAGGTCGGATCGAAAGTAATGTTACTCAAGTAATGTGGTATTTGACCAAAAAAACTATTGTGGGAAAGATCCAACAAGCTTAGTTTTTCTAAAAGGCATATTTGAAATGGAATTTTCCCTTGCAAATAATTTGCTTTCAAGAGGAGAATGTTCAAACTTGAAAGGTTGCCGATCCAATCTGGAATGTTGCCAGTAAGGTAGTTATCTCTAAGATTTAGAGTGACTAATTTAGAGCAACCCTTGAATGCACTGGTAATGGGACCGGTTAGcctatttttattcaaatgaaCATGTTTGATCTTGGACCAGTTGAAGCAAGAGGGCATAGAGCCATTCAGATTGTTATGGGAAAGATCAAGAAATAAAAGTTTTTCCAAGTTACATAACTCAACTGGAATGGGACCTTCAAGCTGATTTTTTGTGAGAGCAATACCCCTCAATGACGTCATGTCTCTCATCCATCTTGGAAGCATCCCTAACAAATTGTTATTACTGAAATCAATTGCATACAAGGTCGTTAGATTAGATATGCTATGTGAGATCTCTCCGGTAAAGCGGTTGTTGTCCAAATGCAAAGTTAGTAGGGTTGTTAGATTCAAATTGGCAGGAAATAATTGGCCACTCAAATGATTTTTGGACAATATAAGGTGGTGTAAGGAGGAGCAACCCATTGTCAAATTTTCTGATATTATTCTCGAAAAAGTATTGCTTGACATGTCTAAATATCTTAAGAAGGCCAGATtaccaaaagaaaaaggaatagtgccattaaagttaattttagaaatatttaaatgatcTAGATTTGGAAAAACTAAACCAAAGTTAGTTGGAATTGGACCTTgtatattattaaatgaaatatcTAAAATCAAAAGGTTGGGAATAGAATGATTGGGCAGCTGCAAAGTTCCTGTCAATGAGTTATTTTGCAAACTAAGAGCCGCCAACCTTGTATGGTTTTCTAGCAACCATGTGGGGAACTGTCCTGAAAAATTATTGTGAGGGAGATGTAATATTTGCAAGTCAAACTGGTAATGAAGGAATCTAGTAATTATTCTACTAGACTTGGTAGATAAGCAACTTGAACAACTGAAACCCTTTAATTGGAAGCCAAGATTCTGTCTTTGAGATAGAGTTTCAACAACCAATTTGTTGCCATCACTAAATATGACCTCAAGCTTTGAGAGATTAAGAAATGAGGAGAATGTGATTGGGTTGAAGTAGTTATCTGATAAATGAAGGTACTCAAGTGACTTCAAACTAGGTAGAGGGGAGAGATCAATGCTTCCATTAAAGCGATTGAAAGcaatatcaaatatttgaagTTTTGTCATGTTTGCCAAACATGAGGGTAGTATGCCTTCAAACATATTATAGCTGAGAACTAACTCTTGTAGATTCGCAAGCTCACACCAGCCTGCAAAATGAAATGTGTAAAGattaagttctactattaagaGATTGTTGCTAAGCAATATTTTGTGAAAACAAGATTTTTTACCTTGAACGATGGGCAAGCTTCCATTGAGTCCACAACCTTGCATTGACAATACATTAAGGGAAGTCATAACTCCAACTTTATGGAGGAAGCTTTTGTCAATGTTGGTATCATCCAAATACAACTCCTGTAGGTTCTTTAGTCTCCTCAACTCTAAAATGAAAAGGAGTGTTTTGaaagtgagaaatgatttatacacTTGTAAGGTGTGCAAGTCACACACACTACTTAATAATGCATCGGGTCTTCTTAATAATTAgacttaacaatatttttataagtatgtatccaacattactctttatatGATATAGAGTGAAAGTATTGAATTTAAATGTTAACCTTAACTCCGCACTCTTATGGTTCAAGTAttaagaatataaataaataattaattcacaaatcatctcaaATCATCTCATTTATACAAAAATTAGTCGCATATTAGTGTgataaagttttaaaatattggtGTGTAGGGACTTTTCTTAAAGGAAAACATTGACCCCAAGTCTTCAGCCTATCACGTAGTCCATCAGTCAAGTCTTCTAAAGTTTGATAATACCCGGTAAACCTGCTTTGAGCAATTAGAGGGGCAATAATGCATCGGGTCTTCTTTAGGCTCAACGACATCTTTAGCATTAAAATAAAGCAAAGTTGTTCTGAAAAAGTTTATATAAACACCTCAACATTAATGAGGAGACCTTGACCGATGACTTAATTACAAATTAAGACCAAAGactacaaaatttatatgcattatatattaaattatttcatggaaaaatgataaatttgggAAGACCTTGACTGATGAGTACTCAATTATAGGTTGTAGACTGATGAGTTTTCAATATGAGTATTCAATTGTCTTCACCTTTCTTGATTCACATTACAGAGATTTTCAAAATAGAATTCAATtaaagttttagaattttagatGACTGATTATTGaaatatttcttcaataaaaaatattgatttaattaaataagacaAGATGAAAAATATGATTACCTTAACCATgaaattttttagtattttttaataaataaactttTGAACCgttattttttagtaattataactctatcatttttttaattaaaataaagaataatataGACATCATTTCGCCTTGCATAAGCCGTTTAGAAAGCATGGCACATCACACGATGCAAGAGCCTGCAATTAAAAAGGTAATACACATTACAATATGTTTGTATGgttaagaaaattatgataaatgTTTCAGAAACTTTTTTTACGGTCATAACTTTGAGAAGAGTTTGACCGATgacttaataattaataggCCAAAGACTTTCATGCCAATTCGAGCGGATAGAGTCTAGAGCGATAAGCCCGGCTCATTGGAAAAAGTGAGAcccatataaaaatgataaacttgGGAAGACCTTGGGAACTGATGAGTACTCAAAGTTATGAGGTTCTATCCAATTTTTCAATCTTCCTACTTTTCAATTGTCTTCACCTTCTTGATTTTTGATACGTAACGTAGCATTGCATTGTTTTGTAATTTCGTACTTATttcatgtaaaaaatatttaaaagtactaagaaaatgatgtaaaaaaaatttaaaaatgtctttttttattttttgtttcacatcattttttaacacttttaaatatttttaaaaaataaaaaaaaatacaatattattaaacaacattttcttaataactatataaaaaaaactaaaaaaaaataaataaataaatttggagCGGGATGTTCCGATGGGGAATCCCTAGCATTGCCCTATTTTTGATAGTTAGCTAGGAATCAACTtggaattaaaagaaaaagatgaatattgtagataaatttttaaaatagaattaaattaaagttttagaattttaaattaCTGATCATTCAAATACCTCTTCAATAAAGAatattgatttaattaaataagacaAGATGCATTATCGCAAAACATGATCACCTTAACCTTGAAATTTGTTAATATTAAAACAGATCATCTGTTTTCATCCAAGGATAGCGCctgcctctttcttttttctataatttcctAGCAGCCTCCTCAAGGCTTACAGGACTCCAAGTCGTTAGCTTTTGGTTGAGAAGGAATAACATGAGTGACTCCAAGTCGCCTATCACGTACAGAGTCATCACTCAAAGTCGTCTAAAGTTGGATAATACACGTTAAACGTGTTGTACGGGCACTAGGGGAATTAAAAATGCATCGTGTCTTCTTTATGGtaagatatataaaaattagtcTACTTGCATACTTTAagtctttatttaaaatatttg
This is a stretch of genomic DNA from Carya illinoinensis cultivar Pawnee chromosome 15, C.illinoinensisPawnee_v1, whole genome shotgun sequence. It encodes these proteins:
- the LOC122295985 gene encoding receptor-like protein 15 isoform X3 yields the protein MEFGIFGWWLMLAALFQLSSIHGCLREERVALLQFKASLNSSYDYLTSWNSSHEESNCCDWKYVMCNNTTRHVIKLDLHHVRDFSNNDHEVWYLNASLFLPFQELKYLDLGWNEVSGWVPNEGFERLSRLSKLEVLNLDGNYINESFLSSLGQILTLKKLYLRYNKLLVDRPINIPISELRRLKNLQELYLDDTNIDKSFLHKVGVMTSLNVLSMQGCGLNGSLPIVQGWCELANLQELVLSYNMFEGILPSCLANMTKLQIFDIAFNRFNGSIDLSPLPSLKSLEYLHLSDNYFNPITFSSFLNLSKLEVIFSDGNKLVVETLSQRQNLGFQLKGFSCSSCLSTKSSRIITRFLHYQFDLQILHLPHNNFSGQFPTWLLENHTRLAALSLQNNSLTGTLQLPNHSIPNLLILDISFNNIQGPIPTNFGLVFPNLDHLNISKINFNGTIPFSFGNLAFLRYLDMSSNTFSRIISENLTMGCSSLHHLILSKNHLSGQLFPANLNLTTLLTLHLDNNRFTGEISHSISNLTTLYAIDFSNNNLLGMLPRWMRDMTSLRGIALTKNQLEGPIPVELCNLEKLLFLDLSHNNLNGSMPSCFNWSKIKHVHLNKNRLTGPITSAFKGCSKLVTLNLRDNYLTGNIPDWIGNLSSLNILLLKANYLQGKIPFQICLLEKLSLLDLSHNSFFGQIPHYLSNITFDPTYTKSIIQGWIFIGSYVILSDILSKIFHSRMNMYFMSDLIPVVDLLQEVEFTTKNTILSYKGDILNYMSGIDLSCNKLQGEIPADLGDLSSIHALNLSFNNLTGSIPSQFSNLQQIESLDLSHNNLDGSIPPQLIELNSLEVFNVAHNNLWGSTPERKDQFGTFDESSYEGNPLLCGPPLHKACTKIRTSSNIPTDDEGDEACGFMDLGVFYVSFVVSYTIMLLGIVAILYINPHWRQAWFNFVELCISTCYYFVVINTCKLSSFRIV